A DNA window from Paenibacillus sp. HWE-109 contains the following coding sequences:
- a CDS encoding helix-turn-helix domain-containing protein, translating into MRKNFSLNKTWFRRLLFSYVTIFLLIVPLLMIILLMAFSELSRKTAVESNEIFTKQLLQSIDNQMKLIDNTITNEIASDDDMLSAFFNPALRDDRYYSGYLSSLKVKSLMATMPLIDSIYLYRLSDNTVQTPYSVSKLAVFNDKQLIVEALQASGLNQHQWTNVRKGYTEQGEPSEVVSLVRYVPLNSGNDGLIVVNVQLQAIAHFVQTLTTQKSNHLSLSDREGTPIYGDVQGNDALMMEMHSDYSGWAIKSSVANGNLFRLVSAISKYWILVCAIFFSIGVVWIVVVTRRNYKPVETIIQRIQLFSQQKSAELFRKGNQDEFKFIDTALVNLMEQSNAYQKQHEEDLIFKRKHFFFEWMDGNRPLQYEEWHQEMESLRMPSDFVSLCVSVLEINKHSTFTSLYSEHDQNLLKFVLSSVVKEIAIGRNVTIWSEWTSKDQLTILHQVHSPEIEPEQIASDMANDMMQWVQTYLDFNITMGIGSGVDRIELVHYAYAEALEALEYKPSLGEDRVICYWQIKPDGKQQSLDLLEYIPAIAFSLRTGEDDWQNSFAQLFDGIRRGLYARKELDNLMSYMIFFIDKEFKDLPTDVQKIWTNGVKDKLQKAVDDWETVDELQFMLRNVLTETSEAIAALREMSSHYILIRKIKGYMEEHYHNPDLSLLHLSEVFHVHMKSISRTFKEEIGENFIDYLTRIRTEHAKELLVHTEHSIQEITIRIGYLHPNTFIRSFKKLVGQTPGDFRKTAQVKS; encoded by the coding sequence ATGAGAAAGAATTTCTCGTTGAACAAGACATGGTTTCGCCGTCTCCTGTTTTCGTATGTTACGATTTTCCTTTTAATTGTGCCTCTCCTCATGATTATCCTGTTGATGGCATTCAGTGAATTATCACGAAAAACCGCAGTTGAATCGAATGAGATATTCACCAAGCAATTGCTGCAATCCATTGATAATCAAATGAAACTGATCGATAACACGATCACGAATGAGATCGCCAGCGATGATGATATGCTATCTGCTTTTTTTAATCCTGCTTTACGCGACGACCGCTATTATTCAGGCTATTTGTCTTCCTTGAAAGTGAAAAGTCTTATGGCAACGATGCCTCTCATTGATTCAATCTATTTATACAGGCTATCGGACAATACGGTGCAGACCCCCTATTCCGTCTCCAAGTTGGCTGTCTTTAACGATAAACAACTTATTGTGGAAGCTTTGCAGGCATCTGGGCTAAATCAGCATCAATGGACCAATGTGCGGAAAGGCTACACGGAGCAAGGCGAACCGTCCGAAGTCGTCTCTTTAGTGCGATATGTCCCGTTGAATTCCGGTAATGACGGTCTGATTGTTGTCAATGTGCAGCTTCAAGCAATTGCTCATTTTGTTCAAACACTGACGACGCAAAAGTCCAATCATCTTAGTCTTTCCGACCGCGAGGGTACGCCTATTTATGGTGATGTTCAGGGCAACGATGCTCTAATGATGGAGATGCACTCCGATTATTCCGGATGGGCAATAAAGAGCAGTGTAGCGAACGGCAATTTGTTTCGTCTTGTTTCTGCGATATCGAAGTATTGGATATTGGTTTGCGCGATTTTCTTTAGTATAGGTGTGGTATGGATTGTTGTAGTTACCAGAAGAAATTATAAGCCTGTAGAAACGATCATCCAGCGAATTCAATTATTTTCCCAGCAAAAGAGTGCCGAACTATTCAGAAAAGGCAATCAAGATGAATTTAAGTTCATCGATACCGCTTTGGTGAATTTGATGGAGCAGTCAAATGCCTATCAGAAGCAGCATGAGGAAGATTTAATTTTTAAGCGAAAACATTTCTTTTTCGAGTGGATGGACGGGAATCGTCCTTTGCAGTACGAAGAGTGGCATCAGGAGATGGAGAGCCTCAGAATGCCTAGCGATTTTGTCTCATTATGTGTTAGTGTGCTCGAAATTAATAAACACAGTACATTCACCAGTCTTTATTCCGAACATGATCAAAATTTGCTTAAATTTGTTTTGTCCAGTGTAGTAAAGGAAATTGCCATTGGCCGAAATGTGACCATATGGAGCGAGTGGACGTCCAAGGACCAATTGACGATTCTGCACCAAGTCCATTCGCCGGAAATCGAGCCCGAGCAGATCGCGAGTGATATGGCAAATGACATGATGCAGTGGGTGCAAACCTACCTTGATTTTAATATTACTATGGGGATAGGTTCAGGCGTCGATCGCATAGAACTTGTCCATTACGCCTACGCCGAAGCCTTGGAAGCACTTGAATACAAACCTTCACTAGGTGAGGATCGTGTGATCTGTTATTGGCAGATTAAGCCAGATGGGAAGCAGCAGTCACTCGATCTGCTTGAATATATCCCCGCGATTGCTTTTTCATTACGAACAGGTGAAGACGATTGGCAGAACAGTTTTGCCCAACTGTTTGATGGCATTCGAAGGGGGCTGTATGCCCGTAAGGAATTAGACAATCTAATGAGCTACATGATTTTTTTTATCGATAAGGAGTTTAAAGACTTACCCACAGATGTGCAAAAAATATGGACAAACGGGGTCAAGGATAAACTGCAAAAAGCAGTAGACGACTGGGAAACCGTGGACGAACTACAGTTTATGTTGAGAAATGTTCTTACTGAAACATCCGAAGCAATCGCGGCGTTGCGTGAGATGAGCAGCCATTATATTCTTATCCGCAAAATTAAAGGGTATATGGAGGAGCACTATCACAATCCGGATTTATCATTGCTTCATTTAAGCGAAGTGTTCCACGTACATATGAAAAGCATTAGCCGTACGTTTAAAGAAGAAATAGGGGAGAATTTTATTGATTATTTGACGAGAATTCGGACGGAACACGCGAAGGAGCTATTGGTTCATACCGAGCATTCCATACAAGAGATTACGATCAGAATCGGATATCTGCATCCGAACACATTTATTCGATCATTCAAAAAGTTGGTCGGTCAAACCCCAGGAGATTTTCGGAAGACTGCGCAAGTGAAATCATAA
- a CDS encoding ABC transporter permease, with amino-acid sequence MKAIDRRGIDTKRLRENIPLLLMFIPVILFYFIFKYAPMAGLIIAFKDYNFFDGVFHSPWVGFDNFQKLFNNANSLKIIRNTLLLSSLNIFVGFPFPILLAILLNEVRKMWFKKIVQTLVYLPYFYSWIIVGGIVFSIFGIEGSWLSHWMSLLKLEPFPFLYNIKSWITIFVGAGIWKDMGFNAIIYMAAMTTIDPSLYESASMDGANKWKQIIHITIPGIAPTIILLFILSMGRVMEVGFDPIYVLQNAAVNDVSDVISTYIYRVGLQGAQFSLTTAMGMFESVIALILLLSVNWIARRFQKGLF; translated from the coding sequence ATGAAAGCTATAGACCGAAGGGGAATCGACACGAAAAGATTAAGGGAGAATATACCACTGCTCCTGATGTTCATACCCGTTATTTTATTTTATTTCATTTTCAAATACGCGCCAATGGCTGGACTGATCATTGCTTTTAAGGATTATAATTTTTTTGATGGGGTCTTTCACAGTCCTTGGGTAGGCTTTGATAATTTTCAAAAGCTGTTCAATAACGCAAATTCGTTGAAAATTATTCGAAACACACTTCTTCTTAGCAGTCTAAATATATTCGTAGGATTTCCGTTTCCGATCCTATTAGCTATTCTTTTGAATGAAGTGAGAAAAATGTGGTTTAAGAAGATCGTGCAGACGCTCGTATATCTTCCTTATTTTTATTCGTGGATTATTGTTGGCGGGATTGTCTTCAGCATTTTTGGAATTGAAGGAAGCTGGTTAAGTCATTGGATGAGTCTTCTTAAGCTTGAACCATTTCCCTTCTTATACAATATCAAATCATGGATTACGATCTTTGTTGGTGCAGGTATATGGAAAGATATGGGTTTCAATGCAATCATCTATATGGCGGCAATGACGACGATCGATCCGTCGCTTTACGAATCCGCAAGTATGGATGGAGCTAATAAGTGGAAACAGATTATTCATATAACGATTCCCGGAATTGCCCCGACGATCATTTTGCTCTTTATTCTTTCAATGGGACGTGTGATGGAAGTCGGATTTGATCCTATTTACGTCTTGCAAAATGCTGCGGTGAACGATGTTTCGGATGTCATCAGCACGTATATTTATCGCGTTGGACTGCAAGGCGCGCAATTCAGCTTAACTACCGCAATGGGAATGTTTGAATCAGTCATTGCTTTAATTCTATTGCTCTCTGTCAACTGGATTGCACGTCGCTTTCAGAAGGGTCTATTTTAG
- a CDS encoding carbohydrate ABC transporter permease — translation MRASNGDKIFYITNYLVLALIACSSLFPLLHLIALSISSSSAIETGKVNLWPVDFTWDTFNVLIEGTPLVRSFSNSALITFVGVALCMLTTIMAAYPLSRPNFYARRFFTLSMIFTMIFTGGIIPTFLVIQSLGLVNSYWALWLPGLVSTYNMLLLRTYFENIPSEIDDAARMDGCSEVRLLLQVVLPISMPVLATLTLFYGVAYWNIFMSMLIYINDTDKHNLTVLVQQMIQSQNVLQQTMMVQPDDQVHVVEEGIKAAGVIVMITPMLIVYPFLQKYFVKGVMLGSVKG, via the coding sequence ATGCGTGCATCCAACGGAGATAAAATCTTTTACATCACAAACTATCTTGTATTAGCCTTAATTGCCTGCTCAAGCTTGTTTCCGCTTCTTCATTTGATTGCTCTTTCCATTAGCAGTTCTTCTGCCATTGAAACCGGGAAAGTAAATCTCTGGCCTGTCGACTTCACCTGGGATACGTTTAACGTTCTAATCGAGGGAACACCGCTCGTCCGATCATTCAGCAACAGCGCTCTGATTACGTTCGTAGGCGTTGCGTTATGTATGCTCACCACCATTATGGCGGCATATCCGCTGTCGCGCCCTAACTTTTATGCACGTCGGTTTTTTACGCTTTCGATGATCTTTACGATGATCTTTACGGGAGGCATTATCCCTACTTTTCTGGTTATTCAAAGTTTGGGGCTAGTTAACTCCTATTGGGCTCTTTGGCTGCCTGGTTTAGTAAGTACGTATAACATGCTTCTTCTACGCACATATTTCGAGAACATCCCGTCTGAAATTGACGATGCGGCACGCATGGATGGCTGCAGTGAAGTACGTCTGCTACTTCAGGTTGTATTGCCCATTTCTATGCCTGTTCTCGCGACATTGACGCTTTTTTATGGTGTTGCGTACTGGAATATATTTATGAGTATGCTGATTTACATCAACGATACGGATAAACACAACTTAACCGTGCTCGTGCAGCAAATGATTCAAAGCCAGAACGTACTGCAGCAAACCATGATGGTGCAGCCTGACGACCAGGTTCATGTGGTAGAGGAAGGAATCAAAGCTGCAGGCGTGATCGTCATGATTACCCCGATGTTGATCGTTTATCCATTTCTGCAAAAATATTTTGTCAAAGGTGTCATGCTTGGTTCCGTGAAAGGTTAA
- a CDS encoding extracellular solute-binding protein, producing MKKWFATSLTMALSTSMVLTACSTKAPEQPTSPSDSTATASTTTPAKKGDISVSVYDRGNIPAAEGTLEDNRWTKFINETGPANVKFVPIPRNDAAQKFNVLFASGSAPDIINEFDPNILNPLIDQKQLMPLNDLIEKNSVEYKKVLQDYPALKKVATSSDGKMYKIGRVLESFPSYAVFVRADWLKKLNLDIPKTSEDLYKVAKAFAEQDPDGNGKKDTYGMALSYRSEYVIDMMFGNPVELYGLVNDQPSRAFEHAKLATEFKKRLFDEGLIDKDFVNDKNGAKAKQDFLNGKMGIYPTFVGSWFDSTVTDIQTLKKAVPDADVIPIALPKSPVGEFIPDVQSPVQMTTAINAKTKDPVAAIKYIDFMDRVSTGTSMLFGLEGTHYKKDANGCPQTMDPNKSKSEVSWAGDYAQSYSRLQLGKCSFFQSQYNPDIPEQKAGLDMFNKAESLYLDSTKKYRFVTLQELIPSFPKDMQTSFNTVKKQITDTWLKSVLSGDKYSVDQAYKDVQIAWDKAGGKQMDDFIIGWYKDSKDSSFMMKDLWETVAKQAQMKK from the coding sequence ATGAAAAAATGGTTTGCGACATCACTAACAATGGCATTATCGACTTCAATGGTTCTCACGGCCTGCAGTACGAAAGCTCCCGAACAACCGACTTCTCCATCTGATTCCACAGCAACAGCATCAACAACAACACCTGCCAAGAAAGGGGATATATCAGTATCGGTTTATGATCGTGGAAATATTCCTGCTGCCGAAGGCACACTAGAAGATAATCGCTGGACAAAATTTATTAATGAAACAGGACCTGCGAATGTCAAATTTGTACCAATTCCGCGCAACGATGCAGCTCAGAAATTCAATGTACTGTTTGCTTCCGGATCGGCGCCTGATATTATTAACGAATTTGATCCGAATATATTGAACCCGCTCATTGATCAGAAGCAGCTTATGCCACTAAATGACCTGATCGAAAAGAACAGTGTGGAGTATAAGAAGGTTCTTCAAGATTATCCCGCACTGAAGAAAGTAGCGACGAGTTCTGACGGTAAGATGTACAAAATTGGACGGGTATTGGAATCATTTCCAAGTTATGCAGTCTTCGTTCGTGCTGATTGGTTGAAAAAATTGAATCTGGACATTCCGAAAACGTCTGAGGATCTATACAAAGTAGCGAAAGCGTTTGCGGAGCAAGACCCAGATGGGAACGGGAAGAAGGACACATACGGAATGGCATTGAGTTATCGTTCGGAGTATGTGATCGATATGATGTTCGGGAACCCGGTGGAACTGTATGGTCTTGTAAACGATCAACCTAGCCGGGCATTTGAACATGCCAAATTGGCGACGGAGTTCAAAAAGCGTTTGTTTGACGAGGGGCTGATCGACAAAGACTTCGTGAATGACAAAAATGGGGCAAAGGCCAAACAAGACTTTTTAAATGGCAAGATGGGCATTTATCCAACTTTTGTAGGAAGCTGGTTCGATTCCACAGTAACGGATATACAAACCTTGAAAAAGGCTGTCCCTGACGCCGATGTGATCCCTATCGCACTGCCCAAAAGTCCAGTAGGAGAATTTATTCCGGATGTACAAAGCCCAGTGCAAATGACAACTGCGATCAATGCCAAGACCAAAGACCCCGTTGCAGCGATCAAATATATTGACTTTATGGATCGTGTCTCGACAGGCACCTCCATGCTCTTCGGGTTGGAAGGCACGCATTACAAGAAGGATGCAAACGGATGTCCGCAAACCATGGACCCCAATAAAAGCAAGTCGGAAGTTAGCTGGGCGGGGGATTATGCGCAATCCTATTCCCGTTTGCAACTAGGCAAGTGTTCGTTCTTTCAAAGTCAATACAATCCTGACATTCCAGAACAAAAGGCAGGACTGGACATGTTCAACAAAGCTGAGTCCCTATACCTCGACTCGACCAAAAAATATCGTTTCGTTACCTTGCAAGAGCTTATACCTTCTTTCCCCAAGGATATGCAAACGTCCTTTAATACAGTTAAGAAGCAAATTACCGATACGTGGTTGAAATCAGTCTTAAGCGGGGACAAATATTCGGTTGATCAAGCCTATAAGGACGTTCAGATTGCTTGGGATAAAGCGGGTGGTAAACAAATGGACGACTTTATCATTGGGTGGTACAAAGACAGTAAAGACAGCAGTTTCATGATGAAAGATTTATGGGAGACTGTTGCCAAACAAGCGCAAATGAAGAAATAA
- a CDS encoding sensor histidine kinase, whose product MIINKRQLFFSLRLKFLLVFTLFIVVPILLMLFLYFIQSDKIVMRQMTDTQTEVLKRVTDRADDMLNRTLNVSNLLTNDYDVLQLLRSSGQSDLNDYPTYQRVIGLQSKMDNLISYILDNHAIVAVYGFNGSIFATNQDEEILKVMPDYAKQAKEKNGAPAWDVNPSLIVKGLEGNQEGGFITMVRLIRGETTKGYGFVFIAFPIKEMFLVSNGLEEDSPAQFLISDNNRLLWGRDDLWHKLEAGEAGSIFTQSLKATGWQLRWIPMQEQWMQQLKNVRTTTTWGVIVLFACFLFIYVLFTLRLMKPIRSLVQAMGKAASGNFEKPALAGGNDEIGLLSHHFNRMLSSLKEMVTTLREEQQLKEEARFHALQAQISPHFLFNALNSIKWLALFSGAKNVGDMITSLGIMLSYSMKQESEVVTLRDELDFIEHYFSLQKIRFNDNIDLIIQVDESLLSARMLKFTLQPIVENSIIHGNRMPLSIRIAAYQEDGLLFVTITDNGQGLSERKFADDALEESNPIRQGKYSGIGLENVQSRIRMHFGEPYGLLMHNGTDVGVETVIKLPWNRMEEPA is encoded by the coding sequence ATGATCATCAACAAAAGGCAGCTGTTTTTCTCGCTTCGACTCAAATTTTTACTCGTATTTACGTTGTTTATTGTGGTTCCTATTTTATTGATGTTATTTCTATATTTCATTCAATCTGACAAAATAGTTATGAGACAAATGACCGACACGCAAACTGAGGTTTTAAAGCGGGTAACGGACCGAGCCGATGACATGCTCAATCGGACTTTAAATGTTTCTAATTTGCTTACCAACGATTATGATGTTTTGCAATTGCTTAGAAGTTCGGGGCAGTCCGACTTAAATGACTATCCAACCTATCAGAGGGTTATTGGTCTGCAGAGCAAGATGGACAACTTGATTTCTTATATTTTGGACAATCATGCTATTGTTGCGGTCTATGGATTTAATGGCAGCATCTTTGCGACCAATCAGGATGAAGAGATACTTAAAGTGATGCCTGATTATGCGAAACAAGCCAAGGAAAAAAATGGAGCTCCTGCCTGGGATGTAAACCCTTCTTTGATAGTGAAAGGCCTTGAAGGGAACCAAGAAGGGGGCTTTATTACGATGGTCCGGTTAATCAGGGGGGAGACGACAAAGGGCTATGGGTTTGTCTTTATCGCTTTTCCAATCAAGGAAATGTTTCTCGTTTCCAATGGGTTAGAGGAGGATTCTCCAGCCCAATTCCTCATATCGGATAATAATCGATTGCTCTGGGGCAGGGATGATTTGTGGCATAAGCTTGAAGCGGGAGAAGCGGGTTCCATATTTACGCAAAGCTTAAAAGCAACAGGCTGGCAGTTGCGTTGGATTCCCATGCAGGAGCAATGGATGCAGCAGTTGAAAAACGTACGCACGACAACGACATGGGGTGTTATCGTTTTATTCGCGTGCTTTCTATTCATCTATGTCCTATTTACCCTCCGTTTAATGAAGCCTATTCGCTCGCTTGTGCAGGCCATGGGAAAAGCAGCTTCCGGGAATTTCGAGAAGCCCGCTTTGGCTGGAGGGAACGATGAAATTGGACTGCTAAGCCATCATTTCAACCGTATGCTGTCGAGCTTGAAGGAAATGGTTACGACTCTTCGCGAAGAGCAGCAGCTGAAAGAGGAGGCCAGGTTTCATGCTCTTCAGGCGCAAATTTCTCCCCATTTCCTGTTCAATGCCCTTAATTCTATTAAGTGGCTGGCGTTATTCTCGGGTGCCAAAAACGTTGGGGATATGATTACTTCCTTAGGCATTATGCTCAGCTACAGTATGAAGCAGGAAAGTGAAGTTGTCACACTGCGAGATGAGCTTGATTTCATAGAGCACTATTTTTCGCTGCAAAAAATTCGCTTTAACGATAATATAGACTTGATCATTCAAGTCGATGAAAGTTTGTTGTCTGCGCGTATGCTTAAATTTACCCTTCAACCTATTGTAGAAAACAGTATTATCCATGGGAATCGAATGCCTTTAAGCATCCGTATTGCGGCTTATCAGGAAGATGGGTTGTTGTTTGTCACGATTACAGATAATGGTCAAGGGCTGTCAGAAAGAAAGTTTGCAGACGATGCGCTTGAGGAATCCAATCCCATCAGACAAGGCAAATATAGTGGAATCGGGCTTGAGAATGTGCAGAGTCGGATTCGTATGCATTTCGGGGAACCTTATGGGCTATTGATGCATAATGGCACGGATGTCGGGGTGGAGACGGTTATCAAGCTGCCTTGGAACAGGATGGAGGAGCCAGCATGA
- a CDS encoding response regulator transcription factor, translating into MTKLLLVEDEFLVRLGLKTFIPWEEFGFELIGEAVDGLDALAILAEKPCDLLITDISMPNMDGISLMERVKALYPHIKILILSNYNDFGYVRRALQLGASDYILKLTMRPEDLQTKLQQMQEEIENERKKQEETLQLNRTAVQFRQEITIEKHLRDLLTMQYSKREADDLSEEYASLLPSFPWTVSMMKIDRYEFVVDENRFKSEKLLRFSVMNILREIMRKYKTGHIVELGGGRFGMITGTGAEPMLEEMTECIQRYLKLSVYCGTYSPVERAYDLHEACKYADEALLERFYKDSNRVIPYREQMFADHAVPIASQDDWLDAMARQDQEALETAIRNMAKTYLEDEVSRPYPDLVRERWLHVVHLFEGFLQHKGGDLYSIESYEGSYPHHVVRTAESLQEISEWFIGWIAVFLEHLRSNLVHQPRPEIRIVQRLIEEKYSTSFKMSDLAKEVNFTEPYLSSLFKKETGETMIDYMIRIRMKKARELLKDPTVKIYEVADAIGYSDPNYFAKLFKKIEGIYPQEYRKRYIH; encoded by the coding sequence ATGACCAAGCTTTTATTAGTGGAAGATGAATTTCTGGTGAGGCTCGGGCTCAAGACGTTTATTCCCTGGGAGGAATTCGGCTTTGAATTGATCGGCGAGGCGGTGGATGGATTAGATGCGCTTGCCATTCTTGCTGAGAAGCCATGTGACCTGCTGATTACCGACATTTCCATGCCGAATATGGATGGTATCTCGCTAATGGAACGCGTGAAGGCGTTATATCCGCACATCAAAATTTTAATATTATCCAATTATAATGATTTTGGGTATGTAAGGCGGGCGTTGCAGCTCGGCGCTTCGGACTATATTTTGAAGCTGACGATGAGACCGGAAGATCTGCAAACCAAGCTGCAGCAAATGCAAGAGGAAATTGAGAACGAGCGTAAAAAGCAGGAGGAAACGTTACAACTGAATCGGACTGCGGTTCAATTTCGCCAAGAAATAACGATTGAAAAGCATCTGCGCGATCTCCTGACCATGCAGTACTCGAAGCGGGAAGCGGATGATCTCTCAGAGGAATATGCGAGTCTGCTTCCGTCATTTCCATGGACGGTCTCGATGATGAAAATCGATCGTTATGAGTTTGTTGTAGATGAGAATCGATTTAAGAGTGAAAAGCTGCTGCGCTTTTCCGTTATGAATATACTCAGGGAAATTATGCGCAAATATAAGACGGGGCACATTGTGGAACTGGGTGGGGGACGTTTCGGAATGATAACCGGTACAGGGGCGGAGCCGATGCTTGAGGAGATGACGGAATGCATACAACGCTATCTCAAATTATCTGTCTATTGTGGTACATATTCCCCTGTTGAACGAGCATATGATCTGCATGAAGCGTGTAAGTATGCCGATGAAGCCCTCTTGGAGAGATTTTACAAGGACTCGAATCGTGTCATTCCCTACAGGGAGCAAATGTTTGCAGATCATGCTGTACCCATTGCATCACAAGACGACTGGCTTGATGCGATGGCCCGGCAAGACCAAGAAGCGCTAGAGACTGCTATCAGAAATATGGCTAAGACTTATTTGGAAGATGAAGTATCCCGACCTTATCCAGATCTGGTTAGAGAACGATGGCTGCATGTTGTACATCTATTCGAGGGGTTTCTTCAACATAAAGGAGGAGACCTTTACTCGATTGAGTCCTACGAAGGAAGCTACCCTCATCATGTCGTGAGGACAGCGGAATCTCTACAAGAAATAAGTGAGTGGTTCATTGGTTGGATTGCCGTCTTCTTGGAGCACTTGCGCTCAAACTTGGTTCATCAGCCTCGACCGGAAATTCGAATTGTGCAAAGATTAATTGAAGAAAAGTACAGCACTTCTTTTAAAATGTCCGACTTGGCCAAAGAAGTTAATTTTACGGAGCCGTATTTAAGTTCGTTGTTCAAAAAAGAAACCGGCGAAACGATGATCGACTACATGATCCGTATTCGAATGAAGAAAGCCAGGGAACTGCTTAAAGATCCCACTGTTAAAATTTATGAAGTTGCTGACGCAATCGGCTATTCGGATCCTAATTATTTCGCTAAGCTGTTCAAAAAGATCGAAGGCATATACCCGCAAGAATATCGGAAGCGTTATATTCACTAA
- a CDS encoding ABC transporter substrate-binding protein → MKKSIYSTVSLTIAVSLMLAGCAKGDNQTSSSPAAATTASSAAPKKAVKLKMWGGIPEESGPKDVVTKWNSSHPDIQVEYTRYVNDDSGNTKLDTALISNSDAPDIFFSYGETNYNRRANAGVTYPLDDLISKYKLNVDDLIGKDNVVPFKGKTHYLPAMKLLSSVMINQTALEKAGEKIPAQGWTWDDYMTLAEKLQTADQKGSFIKVPDDNMVRFAILENKPVDSYYTADGLSTFDSPAVKKGLEYQKALQDKGLSVKWPEIIANKLLPPNELLTGKAAMIFGGTHLLRNVKDTKSFPHEFKTIFAPVPQLEKGGKVNTAGFNDFMSINNTSSNKDEAFQFISWYLTEGNLLMIPGGRLPSSKKIDVDKVADLMVGDAASLINVDSLKSLIKGDYIFPVQTISTALPEMTKIINEETEKYVMGVQPLDKAIQNMKTRADQAIKAEKK, encoded by the coding sequence ATGAAGAAATCGATTTACTCTACCGTATCACTCACAATAGCCGTTAGTTTGATGCTTGCCGGTTGTGCCAAAGGCGACAACCAAACAAGCTCATCGCCTGCAGCTGCGACGACGGCCAGTTCTGCAGCTCCGAAGAAAGCCGTCAAACTTAAGATGTGGGGCGGTATTCCTGAAGAGAGCGGCCCTAAGGATGTGGTCACGAAATGGAATAGCTCGCATCCTGACATCCAAGTGGAGTATACACGTTATGTGAACGACGATAGCGGCAACACGAAGCTTGATACGGCCCTGATCAGCAACTCCGATGCGCCGGACATCTTCTTCAGCTATGGCGAAACGAATTACAATCGCCGAGCCAATGCTGGCGTTACGTATCCATTGGATGATTTGATTAGTAAATATAAGCTTAATGTGGATGATCTTATTGGCAAAGATAATGTTGTCCCGTTCAAAGGAAAAACGCATTATTTGCCGGCCATGAAGCTGTTGTCTTCCGTGATGATTAATCAAACGGCATTGGAGAAAGCGGGAGAGAAGATTCCGGCTCAAGGATGGACATGGGACGACTACATGACTCTGGCCGAGAAGCTGCAAACGGCTGATCAGAAGGGCAGCTTTATCAAGGTTCCGGATGATAATATGGTGCGTTTTGCTATTCTTGAGAATAAGCCAGTGGACTCGTATTATACCGCGGACGGATTGTCCACCTTCGATAGTCCTGCAGTCAAGAAGGGCTTGGAATATCAAAAAGCGCTGCAGGACAAAGGATTGTCGGTGAAGTGGCCGGAAATTATTGCCAACAAGCTGCTTCCTCCCAATGAGCTGCTGACCGGAAAAGCGGCAATGATCTTCGGAGGCACACATTTGCTAAGGAATGTGAAGGATACCAAGAGCTTCCCGCATGAGTTCAAAACGATATTTGCCCCTGTGCCCCAGTTGGAGAAGGGCGGCAAAGTGAATACGGCAGGCTTCAACGACTTCATGTCGATTAATAATACGTCTTCTAACAAGGATGAAGCCTTCCAATTTATCTCGTGGTACTTAACCGAAGGTAATCTCCTCATGATTCCGGGTGGACGTTTGCCGTCTTCCAAGAAGATCGATGTGGATAAAGTGGCTGATCTTATGGTCGGGGATGCAGCAAGCCTGATTAACGTGGATTCTTTGAAGTCTCTAATCAAAGGTGACTATATCTTCCCAGTTCAAACGATCTCTACTGCCTTACCGGAAATGACCAAAATTATTAACGAGGAAACAGAGAAATATGTCATGGGTGTACAACCTTTGGACAAAGCTATACAGAATATGAAAACAAGAGCGGATCAAGCGATTAAGGCTGAGAAAAAATAA